The genome window atatatatatatgtgtatatatatatgtatatatatatgtatgtatatatgtatgtatatatgtatgtatatatgtatgtatatatatatgtatatatgtatgtatatatatatatatgtatatatgtatgtatatatatatatatgtgtatatatatatatatatatatatatacacacacactaactttCAAAaatttgggatcacttagaaatgtccttgtttttgaaagaaaagcaaaaacaattgtccatttaaaatgacatcaaattgatcagaaatacagtgtagacattgctaatgttgtaaatgactattgtagctggaaacggctgatttttttttttaaaagaagaaaaaaaaaggattatctacgtaggcgtacagaggcccattatcagcaaccataactcctgtgttctaatggcacgttgtgttagctaatccaagtttatcattttaaaaggctaattgtcATTCGAAAACCCTCTTgccattatgttagcacagctgaaaactgctgtgCTGATTTAAAggagcaataaaactgtccttctttagactatttgagtatctggagcatcagcatttgtgggttcgattacaggctcaaaatggtcagaaacaaataactttctcctgaaacttgtcagtctattattgttcttagaaatgaaggctattccatgctagaaattgaagatctcatacaatgctgtattctactcccttcacagaacagcacaaactagctctaaccagaatagaaagaggagtgggaggccccggtgcacaactgagcaagatgacaagtacattcgagtgtctagtttgagaaacagacgcctcacaagtcctcaactggcagcttcattaaatagtacccgcaaaacaccactctcaacgtcaacagtgaggagGCAACTCCAGAattctggccttctaggcagagttcctctgtccagtgtctgtgttcttttgcccatcttaatattttatttttaatggccagtctgagatatggctttttctttgcaactctgtctagaaggccagcatcccggagtcgcctcttcactgttgatgttgagactggtgttttatgggtactatttaatgatgcTGCCATCTAGATCCTCTGAGGCTGTGGAGAGATCCAAATTGTGGACTTAAAAGAAACCATGAATCATCCGTGTATAATGACACCTTTGTTTGACAATGTTACGTAATACAGAATACAGCCTTGCTACTATCTGTCCTCAATCAAACTTCATCAGTTAGGCCATGGCGGAACTCGTGACACTGACCTTATTTTGCCATAGGAACTGGAGACCCTGGACAATGGGAAGCCCTATGCCGTGTCCTACAGCGTGGACGTGCCCATGGTGGTCAAGTGCCTCAGGTGAGTCACAGTAATATACattgcagtgtgtatgtgtgagagcagTGAAATGCACGCATGCATTTTATCCTTGGGCTTTCAGCTCGACTGCCCCCAGGCTCTGGAATGCCCCTCCCGGATCAGCTGAAGGCACCACAGACTCTGGGATCCTTTAAAACGGGCATTAAAACCTTTCTCTTTAGGAAGGCTTTCTGTTGATAGCTGTGCTCCTTGGTGACCCTTGTAGTGTCAGCTGTGTTCTTTGTGTCAGTTGCCTTCTAACATTCTATTTTATGCACTTTGATATTATTCTGTAGAGGGGGGAAAAGGGGGGAAAAGAGGGTGAGACTGACTGTGAATTAGTTCTTAAAAGAATGTGACTGCAGGCTGCCTAACCTCGCTTATTTGATTGGCTGGCACACAGCACCATGACCTAGACTGCTTACTGTATACTCACTGTGGATCCAATCACTATCTCAATCTACTGTCTGCTTGTTTACCTTTTAATGGATTGGAAATAGACTCATTTACAGTTTCCTTCTTTGAAAAAATACACATTTCCTTCTACTCTTGAAATCTGAAACTATAGTTGTTGCAGATCTATTTCATAATAAACATGTATACTTGGTAGCCCTGGTACTTACTGAATATGGAATGTAGTGAGTACGTAAAGCAGTTGAGAaatattgacccccccccccccaaatcccTTTTGATGTATCTGAAAGGTGTAATATTTTGGAGGATTCTTGAGTCCAAGTGTTTACTGTCTGTGTGTGCTCAGGTACTATGCAGGCTGGGCAGATAAGTGGGAGGGGAAGACCATTCCCATCGATGGAGACTTCTTCTGCTACACCCGTCATGAGCCCATCGGTGTGTGTGGGCAGATCATCCCGGTGAGTGAAGGAACTGTTCAGGGGTTGGAGATGGACCTCCTTGATGAATCTTAAGCTGTTCAGGGGTTGGAGATGGACCTCCTTGATGAATCTTAAGCTGTTCAGGGGTTGGAGATGGACCTCCTTGATGAATCTTAAGCTGTTCAGGGGTTGGAGATGGACCTCCTTGATGAATCTTAAGCTGTTCAGGGGTTGGAGATGGACCTCCTTGATGAATCTTAAGCTGTTCAGGGGTTGGAGATGGACCTCCTTGATGAATCTTAAGCTGTTCAGGGGTTAGAGATGGACCTCCTTGATGAATCTTAAGCTGTTCAGGGGTTGGAGATGGACCTTGATGAATCTTAAGCTGTTCAGGGGTTGGAGATGGACCTCCTTGATGAATCTTAAGCTGTTCAGGGGTTGGAGATGGACCTCCTTGATGAATCTTAAGCTGTTCAGGGGTTAGAGATGGACCTCCTTGATGAATCTTAAGCTGTTCAGGGGTTGGAGATGGACCTCCTTGATGAATCTTAAGCTGTTCAGGGGTTGGAGATGGACCTCCTTGATGAATCTTAAGCTGTTCAGGGGTTGGAGATGGACCTCCTTGATGAATCTTAAGCTGTTCAGGGGTTAGAGATGGACCTCCTGTGATGAATCTTAAGCTGTTCAGGGGTTGGAGATGGACCTCCTTGATGAATCTTAAGCTGTTCAGGGGTTGGAGATGGACCTCCTTGATGAATCTTAAGCTGTTCAGGGGTTGGAGATGGACCTCCTTGATGAATCTTAAGCTGTTCAGGGGTTGGAGATGGACCTCCTTGATGAATCTTAAGCTGTTCAGGGGTTGGAGATGGACCTCCTTGATGAATCTTAAGCTGTTCAGGGGTTGGAGATGGACCTCCTTGATGAATCTTAAGCTGTTCAGGGGTTAGAGATGGACCTCCTTGATGAATCTTAAGCTGTTCAGGGGTTGGAGATGGACCTCCTTGATGAATCTTAAGCTGTTCAGGGGTTGGAGATGGACCTCCTTGATGAATCTTAAGCTGTTCAGGGGTTGGAGATGGACCTCCTTGATGAATCTTAAGCTGTTCAGGGGTTGGAGATGGACCTCCTTGATGAATCTTAAGCTGTTCAGGGGTTGGAGATGGACCTCCTTGATGAATCTTAAGCTGTTCAGGGGTTGGAGATGGACCTCCTTGATGAATCTTAAGCTGTTCAGGGGTTGGAGATGGACCTCCTTGATGAATCTTAAGCTGTTCAGGGGTTGGAGATGGACCTCCTTGATGAATCTTAAGCTGTTCAGGGGTTAGAGATGGACCTCCTTGATGAAACTTAAGCAACATTCTCAATATACTTTCTCAATATGTAATTTAAGGTGACACCCTTCCTCCAAACCTGGTAGAGCTGCAAGGCTGTGTTGTATAAATATAGTGGCAGCCTGGACTTTAATGTGTTGAGTGCCTGCATGGATTCATGTCTGTGTACTTTGCATGAGTTTATGCACACGTTTGATATGGTCTGTCTTCACTCTACCGTTCACTGtcttcctctctatcttccctcaGTGGAACTTCCCTCTGCTGATGCAGGCATGGAAGCTGGGGCCAGCTCTGGCTACAGGCAACACTGTGGTGATGAAGGTGGCTGAGCAGACCCCCCTCACTGCCCTGTATGTGGCCAGTCTCATCAAGGAGGTTGGTACactaatacactcacacacacacacacacacaccctccttacCACATTCCTtaagctccctctctctctatctctctctctctctctcctctcaggttggTTTCCCTCCAGGTGTGGTGAACATCCTGCCTGGTATGGGTCCATCTGCTGGTTCTGCCATCGCCTCCCACATGGATGTGGATAAGGTGGCTTTCACAGGATCTACTGAGGTAAGACAGACCACCCATACCTCAGGCATCTCAAAGAACTGAGTCACTGCTTTCAAAGGGCCaatgtgtattagtgtgtgtatgAGAATGAACCCTGTACTGTCTAAGCAGCTCCATGTGTCCAGGTAGGTCACCTGATCCAGCAGGCATCTGGCTCCAGCAACCTGAAGAAGGTCACTCTGGAGCTGGGAGGAAAGAGCCCCAACATAATCATGTCTGATGCTAACAGTGAGTAAGGCTCAAGGCGACTTTCCTTTTGGGATGGGCATCCATTTAGAAATATGTCAAAAATGGGAACACTTCATTTGGATAGTCTGTTAAAAATTATTTAGCAATATCTTAAGCAAAATGTGGTGTCCGTTTTATTTATGAAGTACCAATTGCAGCAGGCAGCTGCTACTTTTACAACAAAGGACGTCTACCACAGGAGGCTGGGGGGATGAGTTGTAGGTgtacaggctcattgtaatgactgtaatggaattaatggaacggagtcaaacgtggtttccatatgtttgacgTGTTTGATACCGTTCTGTTTCTTCCATTCCagcattacaatgagcctgtcctcctatagtacctcccaccagcctcctctgaaatCTACTAAGGCATGTGCATGTTTGCCTGTGTGTCTTTATTTGCTTGATTACGGTTGACTTAGTTGATatgttttgacttgaggttatacACCTTCCGCTTCAAGTCAAAACTTTGCTCAGCTATAATGTTTCCACAGCAGTGACAAATGAAGGATATGGCTAGAAAACATACCTCAGTCCAGGGATGGAAGATGTCACTGTACTCCTAATTATCCGACATGGAAAACCGAGAAGAATAAAATACTGCTAGTTTTTTTAAACTGCCTTTTTCGTCAGCATGCTAGGCTAGCTAATGCTAAAGCAGCCCATTGGATTCCACAATACTTCCGGCAGCTACTCACCCCAAGGTCAGGTGTCAATTTCATGGAGTCCAAAGCTGCAAAACGTCAAGTGGAAAAGCATATCGGCTGCAAAACGTatgactgtgttgactgtgttctctctctctctttctgcagtgGCGGAGGCGGTGGAACAGTCCCACTTTGCCCTGTTCTTTAACCAGGGCCAGTGCTGCTGTGCCGGCTCCCGTACATACGTGCAGGACACCATCTATGATGAGTTTATGGAGCGCAGTGTGGAGCAGGCCAAGAGCAGGGTGGTGGGAGACCCCTTCAACATGAAGACTGAGCAGGGACCGCAGGTTAGAAATACTGCATGGTGCACAAACGCACATCCAGACGAGTAGAGTAGGAGTTGAAGACACACCAAGACGAGTAGAGTAGGAGTTGAAGACACATCCAGACGAGTAGAGTAGGAGTTGAAGACGCGCCCAGGCGAGTAGAGTAGGAGTTGAAGACGCGCCCAGGCGAGTAGAGTAGGAGTTGAAGACGCGCCCAGACGAGTAGAGTAGGAGTTGAAGACGCGCCCAGACGAGTAGAGTAGGAGTTGAAGACGCGCCCAGACGAGTAGAGTAGGAGTTGAAGACGCGCCCAGGCGAGTAGAGTAGGAGTTGAAGACGCGCCCAGGCGAGTAGAGTAGCAGTTGAAGACGCGCCCAGACGAGTAGAGTAGGAGTTGAAGACGCGCCCAGACGAGTAGAGTAGGAGTTGAAGACGCATCCAGGCGAGTAGAGTAGGAGTTGAAGACACATCCAGACAAGTAGAATAGTAGTTGAAGACACATCCAGGCGAGTAGAGTAGGAGTTGAAGACGCGCCCAGACGAGTAGAGTAGGAGTTGAAGACGCGCCCAGACGAGTAGAGTAGGAGTTGAAGACACACCAAGACGAGTAGAGTAGGAGTTGAAGACACACCAAGAGGAGTAGAGTAGGAGTTGATGACGCGCCCAGACGAGTAGAGTAGGAGTTGAAGACACACCAAGACGAGTAGAGTAGGAGTTGAAGACGCGCCCAGACGAGTAGAGTAGGAGCTGAAGACGCGCCCAGACGAGTAGAGTAGGAGTTGAAGACGCGCCCAGGCGAGTAGAGTAGGAGTTGAAGACGCGCCCAGGCGAGTAGAGTAGGAGTTGAAGACGCGCCCAGACGAGTAGAGTAGGAGTTGAAGACGCGCCCAGACGAGTAGAGTAGCAGTTGAAGACGCGCCCAGGCGAGTAGAGTAGGAGTTGAAGACGCGCCCAGGCGAGTAGAGTAGGAGTTGAAGACACGCCCAGACGAGTAGAGTAGGAGTTGAAGACACACACCCAAACATAAGACACTGGATAAAAATAGAAGAGCTGCACACTCTATTATACTGAAATAACTGTGGTACCAGCATTTCCAAATGCAGAGCCTTTATCAGAAAACAACTACAAGAACGCACttacatgcatacatatacacaagCACATGTAGTCTGGTTTGGTTTATAACTCTCTCCCTAACACATTAATAAGGCACCCACTTACGAGCACTGTAAAACGGTTCCCTATCTAGGTGGATGAGGAACAGTTCAAGAAGATTCTGGGCTACATCAGCAGTGGGAAGCGTGAGGGGGCCAAGCTGATGTGCGGGGGAGGTGTGGCTGCAGACCGTGGCTACTTCATCCAACCAACCATCTTTGGAGATGTCCAGGACGGCATGACCATCGCCCGTGAGGAGGTACAGCATGGCATTTTCTTTATTAACAACTCACTCTGTCAAGATTCACCATTTTGGCTCCTGGGGCTGCCTTGGCAGAACCCATGAAAATGGAAAGAAAAGCCAGTATATTTTGGTTGTCTAAAGTATATTTGTGTGGCTATTCtgaagctagaatccttagttgctacatttATTTTGAACGTGTAAATTAATAATatacagctgaagtcagaagtttacatacaccttagacaaatacatttaaactcagttcttcacaattcctgatatttaatactagttaaaaatccctgtctttggtcaggtaggatcaccaatttatttaagaatgtgaaatgtcagaataatagtagagaattatttatttcagcatttatttccttcacattcccagtgggtcagaagtttacatacactcaattagtatttggtagcattgtctttaaattgtttaacttgtgtcaaacatttcgggtagccttccacaagcttcccacaataagttgggtgacatTTGGCCCATActtcatgacagagctggtgtaactgagtctggtttgtaggcctccttgcttgaactcgctttttcagttctgcccacaaatgttctattggattgaggtaagggctttgtgatggccactccaataccttgactttgttgtccttaagccattttgccacaactttggaagtatgcttggggtcattgcccatttggaagacccatttgtgaccaagctttaacttcctgactgatgtcttgagatgttgcttc of Oncorhynchus gorbuscha isolate QuinsamMale2020 ecotype Even-year linkage group LG15, OgorEven_v1.0, whole genome shotgun sequence contains these proteins:
- the LOC123997967 gene encoding LOW QUALITY PROTEIN: aldehyde dehydrogenase, mitochondrial-like (The sequence of the model RefSeq protein was modified relative to this genomic sequence to represent the inferred CDS: inserted 1 base in 1 codon): MLRVVLSRTFPRISGISNCQYSAAAIPVPSAQPEVHYNKLFINNQWQDAVSKRSFPTINPATGEVICQVAEADKADVDKAVKAAXEAFRFGSPWRRMDASDRGLLLSRLADAIERDTAYLAELETLDNGKPYAVSYSVDVPMVVKCLRYYAGWADKWEGKTIPIDGDFFCYTRHEPIGVCGQIIPWNFPLLMQAWKLGPALATGNTVVMKVAEQTPLTALYVASLIKEVGFPPGVVNILPGMGPSAGSAIASHMDVDKVAFTGSTEVGHLIQQASGSSNLKKVTLELGGKSPNIIMSDANMAEAVEQSHFALFFNQGQCCCAGSRTYVQDTIYDEFMERSVEQAKSRVVGDPFNMKTEQGPQVDEEQFKKILGYISSGKREGAKLMCGGGVAADRGYFIQPTIFGDVQDGMTIAREEIFGPVMQILKFKTLEEVVERANDTKYGLAAAVFTKDIDKAHYISSGIRAGTVWINCYNVFGAQAPFGGYKYSGNGRELGEYGLNNYTEVKTVTIKVPQKNS